From Cellulomonas chengniuliangii, the proteins below share one genomic window:
- a CDS encoding PhzF family phenazine biosynthesis protein has translation MPLAAGRPFAQVDVFTDRPFLGNPVAVVLDGRGLDDAQMAAFARWTNLSETTFVLPAADPAADYRLRIFTPGGELPFAGHPTLGSCHAWLAGGGMPRQDGVVVQECGAGLVRIRRTGTRLWFAAPPLLRTGPLDDETLERATASLAVRPEQVRGHQWLDNGPGWAGLLLDSAQTVLDVRADSAAMGGTPFGVIGPHPAGSDVDFEVRAFIPDMGVTEDPVTGSLNAGLGQWLIGEGLAAPSYVARQGTALQRDGRVHVQHDGRDVWVGGDCESRVEGVVRI, from the coding sequence ATGCCCCTCGCCGCTGGCCGCCCCTTCGCCCAGGTGGACGTCTTCACCGACCGCCCCTTCCTCGGCAACCCGGTGGCCGTCGTGCTCGACGGCCGTGGGCTGGACGACGCCCAGATGGCCGCGTTCGCCCGGTGGACCAACCTGTCGGAGACGACGTTCGTGCTGCCGGCCGCCGACCCTGCCGCCGACTACCGGCTGCGAATCTTCACACCGGGCGGGGAGCTGCCCTTCGCGGGCCACCCGACCCTCGGCTCGTGCCACGCGTGGCTGGCGGGCGGTGGCATGCCCCGCCAGGACGGCGTGGTGGTCCAGGAGTGCGGCGCCGGCCTGGTGCGGATCCGTCGAACGGGGACGCGGCTCTGGTTCGCCGCGCCACCACTGCTCCGCACTGGCCCGCTCGACGACGAGACGCTCGAGCGGGCGACGGCCAGCCTCGCCGTGCGCCCCGAGCAGGTCCGGGGCCACCAGTGGCTCGACAACGGCCCCGGGTGGGCAGGCCTCCTGCTCGACTCCGCGCAAACCGTGCTGGACGTGCGGGCGGACTCAGCCGCGATGGGCGGGACCCCGTTCGGGGTGATCGGGCCGCACCCCGCGGGGTCAGACGTCGACTTCGAGGTGCGCGCGTTCATCCCGGACATGGGGGTGACCGAGGACCCCGTCACCGGCAGCCTCAACGCCGGCCTCGGGCAGTGGCTGATCGGCGAGGGGCTCGCGGCCCCGTCCTACGTCGCGCGGCAGGGGACCGCCCTGCAGCGCGACGGTCGTGTGCACGTGCAGCACGACGGCCGGGACGTCTGGGTCGGGGGAGACTGCGAGAGCCGGGTCGAGGGCGTCGTCCGGATCTGA
- a CDS encoding dihydrofolate reductase family protein: MPRLRVHNYSMSLDGYGAGPDQDEQNPMGVGGGQLHEWVFATRPGRAMIDQEGGSTGADADFFLQGVDGIGATIMGRNMFGPVRGPWTDEAWNGWWGEEPPYHHHVFVLTHHPREPLAMEGGTTFHFVGDGIESALEQAFEAADGLDVRLGGGASTIQQYLRAGLVDEIHVAVVPVLLGSGARLFEGIEDVADRYTRAELVTSPAVAHIRMTRDG; the protein is encoded by the coding sequence ATGCCGAGACTGCGCGTGCACAACTACTCGATGTCGCTCGACGGCTACGGCGCGGGGCCGGACCAGGACGAGCAGAACCCCATGGGCGTCGGCGGCGGGCAGCTGCACGAGTGGGTGTTCGCGACCCGGCCCGGCCGCGCGATGATCGACCAGGAGGGCGGCAGCACCGGCGCCGACGCCGACTTCTTCCTGCAGGGGGTCGACGGCATCGGGGCCACGATCATGGGCCGCAACATGTTCGGCCCGGTGCGCGGCCCGTGGACGGACGAGGCCTGGAACGGGTGGTGGGGAGAGGAGCCGCCGTACCACCATCACGTGTTCGTGCTCACGCACCACCCCCGCGAGCCCCTCGCCATGGAGGGCGGCACCACCTTCCACTTCGTCGGCGACGGGATCGAGTCGGCGTTGGAGCAGGCGTTCGAGGCGGCGGACGGGCTCGACGTGCGGCTCGGCGGGGGAGCCTCGACCATCCAGCAGTACCTCCGGGCGGGGCTGGTGGACGAGATCCACGTGGCCGTCGTGCCCGTGCTGCTCGGCTCGGGCGCGCGGCTGTTCGAGGGGATCGAGGACGTCGCCGACAGGTACACGCGCGCCGAGCTGGTCACCTCGCCCGCCGTCGCCCACATCCGGATGACACGCGACGGCTGA
- the mtnN gene encoding 5'-methylthioadenosine/S-adenosylhomocysteine nucleosidase: MIAIDAIIVTAMADESEPFVDRADFVGQPTQVGHAVHRALSFDGRGVLLVQCGIGLVNAATAAAVALNGTKARVLISAGSAGGIGPTVRVGDVVAGSEYVYSGADARAFGYSLGQVPGMPAVYQGDEALLKTAANADVADLRVLTGAMISSDAFIDASMVDGVRASFPDALSTDMESAALAQTAHLYGVPFLAVRGISDLCGPAADSDFLQHVDDAAERSARVVISSLSEITSRY, translated from the coding sequence ATGATCGCGATCGACGCCATCATCGTGACCGCGATGGCGGACGAGTCGGAGCCGTTCGTCGACCGCGCCGACTTCGTGGGGCAGCCCACGCAGGTGGGCCATGCGGTCCACCGGGCGCTCTCGTTCGACGGGCGCGGCGTGCTGCTCGTGCAGTGCGGCATCGGGCTGGTCAACGCCGCGACCGCCGCGGCCGTGGCCCTCAACGGGACCAAGGCCCGCGTCCTGATCAGCGCCGGTAGCGCCGGCGGCATCGGCCCGACGGTGCGGGTCGGCGACGTGGTGGCCGGCTCGGAGTACGTCTACTCCGGGGCGGACGCGCGGGCCTTCGGCTACTCCCTCGGCCAGGTGCCGGGCATGCCGGCCGTGTACCAGGGCGACGAGGCGCTGCTCAAGACGGCCGCCAACGCCGACGTCGCGGATCTGCGCGTGCTGACGGGCGCCATGATCTCCAGCGACGCCTTCATCGACGCCTCCATGGTGGACGGCGTGCGGGCCTCGTTCCCCGATGCGCTGTCCACCGACATGGAGTCGGCCGCCCTGGCGCAGACCGCCCACCTGTACGGCGTGCCGTTCCTCGCCGTGCGCGGCATCTCCGACCTGTGCGGCCCGGCTGCGGACTCCGACTTCCTGCAGCACGTGGACGACGCCGCGGAGCGCTCCGCCCGCGTGGTGATCAGCTCCCTCTCGGAGATCACCTCGCGCTACTGA